The Capsicum annuum cultivar UCD-10X-F1 chromosome 1, UCD10Xv1.1, whole genome shotgun sequence sequence TACATAGGTAACCTGAATAAGAGGAAAGTTTTTGATTGTCATGAATGATCCAGCAATATGTTTTTTTCTGTTTATAGAGAGGAATTTCGTGTATAGCTGTATTTTGTCGTGCAATATCAAGTTATTATTAGGAAGAATTATCATAACATTTGACAGAATAGTACTCCCTGGGTTTCAATTTAAGAGTCTTACTTTCATTTTAGtcagtttaaaaaagaatttcTCTTTTTATATTTAGCAACTCCTTAAATCCAATATTCTACATGGCATGTTTAATACCACAAGATTCAATGAGCATTTTGGTACATTACATACATCTTtagtttaagatcacaagattcaagTCTCCTTTATTTTCTTGAACACTGCGCTTAGTTAAACTAGTACACTTAAAATTGAAACGAAATGAGTATTTTACTTAAACCCTGTATGTTTTAATGTGATTATTTTGTGTTCTATTGCTCTCTCTGTTCTTCAACCCTGCTACTTAGATTTTCTCATGATAGCAGTATAGGTTGGTTTCTTTCACGGTGTCAAGCTACAAGTGTGTTTGTCAATGtatattctttcttcttcttccagTGGCCAAGCAGCTGTAATAACTCCTCGGAAGGTGATCTCCGGTTTAGGGGCACGTCGAGTGAAAGCTGTTGCTGCAGCTAAACATCACACTGTTATTGCAACAGAGGCTGGAGAGGTTTTCACTTGGGGTTCCAACAGAGGTATCCTTTTCTGATATTCACATTGCCATATTTACCAATTCTGTCAGTTATCCCAAGCAGCTAATATTGCTGCCAATGCTTATGTCCTTCATGTTATTAGGTATATCAAGATTTTCATACTTCCTTGTTGGTTGTAATTTAGTGCATAGGAACGGGTATTTGTAACAAGTGTCCTTGCAGTTAATATGGTTTTGGCTTTCATGCCTACTGCATATTGATTCATTTAGTGATGATTCACAGAGGGTCAACTTGGGTATGCTTCTGTAGATACTCAACCTACACCTCGTAGAGTGAGTTCACTGAGATCAAAAGTAGTTGCTCTAGCTGCAGCAAACAAGCACACTGCTGTAGTTTCTGACTTGGGTGAGGTTTTCACTTGGGGATGCAATAAGGAGGGTCAGCTAGGCTATGGAACATCTAACTCGGCGTCTAACTATGCTCCAAGGGTAGTTGAGTATCTGAAGGGAAAGGCCTTTGTTGGAGTTGCTGCAGCTAAGTATCACACAATAGTTCTTGGATCTGATGGAGAGGTTTTCACATGGGGTCACCTGCTTGTTACTCCGAAGAGAGTTGTGATTGGCCGGATCCTGAAAAAGATAGGCACCATTCAGTTGAAGTTCCATCGTAAGGAAAGTCTTCATGTGGTTGCAATAGCTGCTGGTGCTACACATAGTATGGCTCTTACAGAGGATGGCACATTATTGTACTGGGTGTCATCTGATCCTGATCTGCATTGTCAACAGGTTTTAGCTGCTGTCTATGTTGTGTGTAGTGTTTGTATCGCTGCGTGAATAATGCCTAACATATCTTAATTATTTGTAGTTCTATTCACTATGTGGTACAAATGTAGTGTGCATCTCTGCTGGGAAATATTGGATAGCTGCTGTTACTGTGGCAGGTGATGTGTATGTGTGGGATGGGAAGAAAGGAAAGGAGAAACCACTTATTTTAACTCGGCTACATGGGGTTAAAAAGGCGACGTCAGTTTCCGTTGGGGAGACCCATTTGTTGATCATTACTTCTCTATATCATCCTGTTTACCCACCTAATATGTCGAAGGATCATTCTATGCCCAAGCAGAAGATGAAAAGTGATCCAGATGAACTCAATGAGGGTTTTGTGTTTGATGAGGTTGAGTCAGAGGAAGTTCTCTTTATCTCAGAAAAAGACAATGTCAAAAACCATAATGCACCTACCTTAAAGAGCCTTTGTGAGATGGCGACTGCAGAGCATTTGTTGGAGCCACGGAATGCTATGCAACTGCTGGAAATTTCGGATTCAATTGGGGCTGAAGATCTAAGGAAACACTGCGAGGTATTTTCTTATTGACTCCCTCTGTGTGCGTCATCTTTGATCTTTTGTTAAAGAGAGATTATGATGTAGTAATATGGTTCAGGAATTATTAAGTTAGAAAGTTTATGTCAGGGGGCTCATCATCTCTCCAAAGGGAGAAACACGTAGTGGCAGTACTTATGTTTTGCACCTTAAGGAGATTCTCCAGTTGGATACCGTGCAAAGCCTTCCATTTTGGCGGGTTGAAAGCGCCATAAAGGACCAAAATCTATTTCTTGAAAGTGTAAATTCTTCCTTTTTTCCTCGAGGCTGAACTTCACCACACTACCCTACACTTTGACACAAGAGAAGAGTACCGGATAGAGTAGATATCAATTATAATAGTAGCAAGTTCTAAAATCTCGCGACCTTTTTGTACCCAAGGGTAATGTGtatggcctagtggtcaatgaagtgggttgagaacctGTCTCAGGTGCAAATACCTGCAGAGACAAAAAGACACTAGGTGATTTTTCTCATCCGCCGTAGCCTTGGTGGATAGTGTTACCTCATAGAAACACTCATATCtcttgctggtgggaggtgacaggtatcccgtggatttagtcggGGTGCGCGAAAGCTGGCTCGGACACCAAGGTTAATAAAAAAAATCGTGACTGTTTTCTGTAGTTCTATTTGCTAAAAGATTCAGGGTTAGGCGCTTGTTCTCCAATATAATTTATTAAGATTAAACAAAATGTGATTATCAGTCTGCCTCTTGCTTCTAAaagttcttttttcttcttttcgcTTCTCTTTGGCGGCTGCTAGAGCCATGTTGGTAGAGTATTGGTTCTCTGCCCTTTCTGGAACAATAGTCCATGTTAACAAACAAAACTGCTTGAAAGCCTACATGTTTTAAGAGTCATTCCTGGTTAAAGATTTGTTCACTGGGAGACAGATTTGTCAAAGTCACCTGACTCAAAAAAGAGATTGTGGGTAGGGGTGGCAAAATGGTTAATTTATATGGGCATCCATTCAAATTAACCCATCTTAAATGGGTTGGGTACGATGGATTAAATATGAATAGAACTCATATTACTCATTTAAAAATGGGTAGGAAAATGGATGTCGGGTAGGGAGTGGTGGTAATTAAAGAAAAGTAACATTTTTCGGGGTGGGGTGAagtagttaaattttttttttcttaaaaacaaattaaaaaaaatgcatttttttGAGGGATTGAGTGGGGGTGAGGGGCGATAAAAAAATTGTGGGTGGGAGGTTggtaataaaaaaatttagattctttttataaaacaaattaaaaaaattatttttttttggggggggggggtggggtgggCTGGTAGGAGTTTGGGGGGCCATGTTAGGGTGTCACATGagaaaacaattatttttttttttaaaaaacaaatttaatttttttttgtgtgtgtggaggtgggggtgggggggggggggtgggggggggggggtaagacaATTTGGTTTTGAAGCTTTTAATAGGATCCCTACTAGAATATGTGTATCCATATTTTCCCATATTATCCATTGAGTAAACTCATATTTATCCATTACAAATATAGGTCGAGTCAGGTATTTTACCCATTTTCAATTGACTCATATTCGACCCGATCCGTTCGTTTGTCACCACTAATTGTGGGTAGTGAAGTGGAGGGAAGTCCAAAATAAAAGTTGTATCAGATCTGCTTACCATCCTATTTTCTTCCAATGAGCAGTCACTTAGTTGGAAAGGcttcttttgaaataaaatgtGGACaggctttaaaaaaaaaaaaatgttaaccTGTTGTCTTATCAACTTTTTGTTCAGATTGTTTTTGGTTTTGAGGCCCAGCCCGCTTTTAATTGCTATGCGTTTGAGGCCCAGCCCTCTTTTAATTGCTATGCACTTGACTTCAAATTTGTTGGTGGATTGTAATTGGCTgtaaaacatgatataaatacaaatgaagtGGTAGATTTCTTTATTGACTCTGTATTCTTTACAATTGCTCTTTAGATTCCGGAGTCTTTGCTTAaccttttaattctttttcttttaattttacaaTCTTACATGCATTAGTGTGCCAAGATCTGTAATTTGCTGGCCTGTTAGTAGGTTACAGGTGCTTCCTATATTACTTATTATTAAAGACTCTGTGGACAGCTCTTACAGAAGGTATGTGGTTTTTTTTTGCAGGATATTGCAATCCGCAATCTTGATTATATATTCACAGTCTCAGGCCATGCAGTTGCAAATACTTCACTTGATGTATTGGTTATGCTTGAGAAAGCATGGGATATGAAGTCATCTGAACCCTGGAGTTATCGCCGGCTTCCAACTCCTACTGCCCCCTTCCCTGCCATTGTAGACAGTGAAGAAgataatgatgatattgagtCACTTAGAACGCGTGATAACTGTACAAGCAGGCCAATGTTGAGACAAGCAAGAGACCAGATATTTGATAACTTCCCACAGTCTGATGAAATGAAAGAAGGGGTTCTGAAACAGGTACGATCTTTCCGGAAGAAGTTGCAGCAGATTGAGATGCTTGAAGTGAAGCGCTTCAAGGGGCAGACTCTTGACGACCAGCAAATTGCTAAGCTTCAGACAAGGTCTGCATTGGAGAAGTCACTTGCTGAGCTTGGTGTCCCTGTAGGAACGCTCCAATCAACGGTATCGTCGTCTGTTCTTGCTGATGGAAAAGGGAGTAACAAAGTGCACGTACCTAAGAAGCAAAGGAGAAAGAGCAAACAAAAGGCAGCACCAGTGGAGGTAGTGTCTGCTCAATCTGAGAGTGCTGAACCCAGCCCCAGAAAAGGTGCCTTGATTGTTCCTGAAGTCCAGTATGAGGTGAGGTTTTATACTTTTGTATTTGTTCAATCCCTTCTGTGATTGTGATTGGAAGACAGTAATCTATGCTCCGTGTCCACTTGAACCAAGTTAAAGTTTCATCTATTTTGTAAGGTTCTTCATTTGAAGATGTTGAAGGGTATTAATCTGATGAAGATGAAAAGTGGGAACTATCTTTTCATTGCCTAAGATAACCAGGTTATAGTGTCAGATTATTTGTTAGCGGTTACAGCTGCGCCTGGTTTGCTGCAGTATTTTATGCATTACATTTTATAttgggcataatacataaacgtACCCTTTAACTTGGCTTCAACTGGCATTTATGTCCTCCAACTTTGGATGtgcacaagtaggcacttaaaacttgtataaagttgaacaaatagaATCATGCGTCCTATGTGGCACCTTATGTGGCAATACTGGGTCTTACGTGACGTTCTACATGTATTATCAATTATGCCACGTAAGACGAACATgtcttgttcaactttatacaagtttaagtgcttACTTGTGCGCATCCAAAGTTGGAGGCTATAGAGGCAAGTTGGCGCAAGTTAAAGGGCACGTTTATGCATTATGCCTTTATATTGAGAACCTGCTATTTAACTACTTTTAAATTCTAGTAATAACTGAATCTTGTTATTTGACTTAAAAATGTATCACCACTAGTTTGAGGAGGTATTATTATGAGATTTGTGGTCTCTAACAAGTCATTTCAGCAAAACCCCTATAATCTTTATGCATCGAAGCTGCTTTGATTAGATCGTTGAATTTTTGTACTCTGATTTACTTCTTGATTTTGAAGTCTTGATACACGAACTAACTACGGAATTGAAAACTACAACTAAGATAAGAATACGAAGATGAAGatagaatggagaggtagtaagatagacacaatgaaagaaattgaaagcaaataaagggtatatcaaaccctaaaGCCCTCAATCAATATACCTAACAAAGCACCTTAATCGTatgtagacctcaagggaatcgatTCCCAAGCAACCCATGTTTCTAAACAAAGTATCGACACAAGCTAATCCAATCTTGCCTCACACTCTCAATAGAGTTTACATTCATAATTCTTCAAAAGCTACCTACTAAATGAAATAGAAATCCTATTTATAATCTAGACTaagttattacatcatatgggcccaaaagtgacccatttaggaaAGACAAACACATAGAAGCCCATTGGGCACATCCTTGAGCATATGGGGCATACATGGGGCGCATCCCAAGGGTGTAGTGGGCTGTTTTGACTGCTCTAGCGGATCTAGAGCGGGTTGGGCGCATCTCCAAAGCGGATGGGGCGCATGTCCTCTTTCGGGGGCTTTCTAGCCCCGTTCCTTAGCCTCTCTAACGTCCCTTGAGCCTCcttgatcatcataatcatccaataGATGCCTTTTGATAGCCATCAAGAAGTCATCAAGTGTCTCTTAACCCGTAAGCATCCTCTCTAGCAATCTGGAGGCCATTTGGAtttatcatcctctccttcttgaagaagattcgtcctcgaatctaCAACCTTAAAACACAAGAGAAGAAAACACAAACAATATTTCCTCAAGGCACGAGGGTTGGCACATGGGTTAAAATCAAAACATCTATGCCAAGGAGACCCCATTTCATATATAACCAAACATCCTTCAAGATAATAGAAGAGAAGTCAACATTTAAAGTGCAAAGGTATTGGCTATGATAAGCATCAATAAATTCTCCTAAGTTAATTCCATTAACGATGTTACCAAACAAATCATCACATGTTGGAACAACTAAGGGTAGAATCAAAGCGAAGAAAATGGAATGACAAGAGTTATGATTACTTTAAGGTGCTACCAAGAACAAGATCATATGAAGGTAAGAACAAACAACTTAAGAACCCCACATCCCTTTCACTCGAACAACCTTCCAAGAAAGAGCCACCATTTTATGCATATTCAAGTCATTCCAAGAGACATCAACACCATCTAGGTAGGGTTTTAAGTCAAATATCTTTATAACATTATCTACTCTAGGGTAAATGTCATCATGATTTCAAGGGAAACTAGAAATAAGAGGGGTAGGTACATACCTCTGGAGCAAAGACTTGAGCTTACTCTCTTGCCTTCTAAACTTGCACCATGTGAACTTATTCTCTTATGCTAGTGCCAAATTTAGTGAATAACAAGGGCTTGGGTTTGTCACTAAGCTCTCTTTCTTATCCCAAAACTCCTCATCTTCTCCATTCATATCCCTCCTCATCATCCTCATCATGAGGTTAAGATTCAAGACCTCTCCTTTTTCGGGCCAAACATCTTCATTGGGAACtttcataatcaatccacaaggTACACTAAATCCTCTTCGACTTCCGCTAATTCCCCTTCACTTCTAAGGTCATTATCCTCTTGAGGGATTTCCTCACCACCATCATTTTTGGTCACCTTATCCCTAACAAAGTAAGGATCACCCTCCACCAATACTATGTTCCTTCGGTTGGGACATTCACTAGCCTTATGATCCCAACCAAGTAATACCTTTAGAATTAGGATTAGAAGAATTACCTTCATTCCTTGGTGGATACCTTTGGATTGCCTTCTCAACGGGCTTCTTCTCTAAGGACTTGTCGAAATCTTTGTGCTTGTTCCATCCGGAGGAAGTAGAAGAATTGTAACCTTTATTAAGGACTTCTTGGCATTGTTGTTCCTTTCAACCTCAATGGCCGCTTCAACAAGATCTTCTAATCGGTCAAACTTATGGACAACTAGTTGAGAAACAACTTCATAATCTAAACCACCTTTTAACCGAGCAATACAATGATTTGGGGGTTCGACAATCTCAAGACGAAGGATCAAGTTTTGAAACTCCTCATAATAGTCTTCCACACCTCTACCTCCTTGTCTCAAATTGTAGAGCCTTGTTAATTGTTCTTGCTTGAACCTTTTTGTAACATTCCTCTTTCTCATGAGTTCCTTTAATTCATCCCAATTCGGAAGGTCGGGATTACCATTTCTTTCTCTTTGCACCCTTTTTGTCTCCCACCAAGTAGAAGCATACCCTTCAAGTTGAGCAATTGCGTGGGTGGCTTTCTTGTGTCCGGTTAACTCATTGAGTTGGAAAATCTTATTGCATTGTATTTCTCAATCaaggtagataggtagatagatggAGCACTAGTTCCTTTAAAGGTAGGAAAGTGATCTTGATTTGAGTTAAGACCCGTATCTCGGCCCATATTACCTCCTTGATCCCATTGATGATCTTCTTCAACTTGGGGACGGTTTCCCAAGTTTCCTTTTCCATGTGGAACCGGACCAAATCTTTCTCCTCATCCTCTATGTCCTCCCCCGTGAGCTCCTCTTCTAGTTCGTACAAATTCTGCAAAGAGAGCCACTTCATCCAACTCGTCACCTCTTCCATAAGGTTCTCTCTTCCTTCATCCTCAATTTGTATTGTTTGATTGTGGTTAGCCGGGATTTGAGGTGGGTGGTTTTGGTTATGTGGGGTTTTAGGTAGTTCTTGGGGTATTTGGAAGTGGGTTCCCAGTTTCTAAAGCTTCTTAATGGGCTTGATTGAATTGGGGTTGTAGTGCACGAAGGCGATTTTGGTTATTTGGGTAATTAGCAAGTTTGGATGATGGGTTCATGTACTTGTCTAGGTGGATTGAGCATTTGGTGAAGTGTTTTCGGAGTTATAGTAGTGGAGGTGTTGAGAGCATGTCCACTAGAGGAGGCATGGTAGTTTTGAggagttgagtgggaggagtctAGACGAACTTCCAAAGTGTCCACCCTCCTTGAGAGAGAACTCTTCATGTTACCCATCCGACCATCCATATTAGTCACACTCCTTTCAAGAAATCCTAATCGGCTATCCATAGCATTAACATCTTGTTTCACACTCAATATAGCCGCCATTATAGCTTCCAAATTTATCCCTCCCGAAGCACTTGGATTATCTTCTTTTGATgccattgtacctaacaaaagaaatgctaaaacaaaacaaaaacaacaaacaagttaaagGTTAGGAAATCAACCTCATAAGCTCTCAAAATTCACACCTTTGTTTGTCACTCAATTGGTGTCGCAAGTTTTGATAGCTCGTTTGTACTCCAATGAGATTGCTTGGTACCGATTGTGGCTTTAGGTCGGAATAGATCCttgtttgaaacgactcaaagaaaaaaatatgtatggacttgagtcaagaactaacaacgaattcaaaagagaaaagcttgaaagaaaagtaggacgaCGAAAGaaaggactcaagaactaatcaatcaacttagtagatgaattactagttgatgagtagtttaagaatcaaagaagagattTAAGAATCAAGAACTTGAAACTAAGAATCGAACCTCGAGTAATGGAGTTTTTAATGTGTTGAGatgtgttttagaagttgaattgatgTTGGAGGAGTGTTGAAATGTGTTTGGGGCTGCCTTGCGTTGAATTAGAGTGATctgtgttttttctttttgggggtgggggtgggggtggggggctgCGTTGGGGCTGCTGCAGCAGGTGGGGAGTAGCTTAGAGCCTTGGCTACTGCCTTGTGATGCGTTTGGGGTGTGGCCACAACTTGGGCGCACCTCAAGCACAAGTTGTCCGCCCCTTGGTCCTTGAATGGCCAAAAATGCCCTTCAAATGGTCCCTCCTTTGTACTCTCTTGTGGAATATCCTTAGGATCTTCTTAGATGCCTTTGTACAAACACCTTTTCACCACTTTTCTTCCCTATTTTTGAATCAAACACCACATTTTAATAAGAATTCAagatgaagatttgaatcttcctcaagaacaccaaaacttcAAAAACCTTTAACTCTTGAACCGATGATCGGAATGCGATGAAATTTTGACCCAAGGCTCTTTTCAACCTTATAAACATATTCCACACGTCATTTTGTCCAAATTCACAACCAATTTTTCCAGATTTTTGTTTCTCGTTCtcattcttcaagttcaagctcTTAACAATGATAACTCACTCAATTGAACTccaattaagctcaaatttgaaccctagactcctatagtgttacagaacacaaatctaacactagaaacacaagaaaaaacacaatcaaaaactcaaattttgacgTAGGGCTAAAAAcgtgaaaaagtatttttttgggattttcaattcTGACACTTCTATCTTTTgtggattttcaagataacaaacccaagattgactttgtagGAACGAATCAAGCTCGgctctgatatcaaatgatacacgAACTAACTATTGAATCTAAAACTACAACTAAGATACGAAGACGAAGATGAAGATAAAATGAAAAGGTAGTAAGATAGACACAGTGAAAGAAATTGGAAGCAAATAAAgggtatatcaaaccctaaaccctcaaTCAATATACCCAACAAAGCACCTAAATCGTACGTGGACATCGAGAGAATCGATTCCAAGCAACCCACGTTTCTAAAAAAAGTAtcaacacaagctaatccaagcttgccTCATACTCTCAATAGAGtttacattcataattcatcaaaagcTACCGCCTACTAAATGAAAGAGAAGTCCTATTTATAATCTAGGCTaagttattacatcatatgggcccaaaagtgacccatttaggaaAGAAAAACATATAGAAGCCCATTAGGCAGATGCTTGAGCATATAGGGCGCATGTGGGACGCATCCCAAGGGTGTAGTGGGCTGTTTTGACCCGCTCTAGCGGATCTAGAGCGGGTTGGGCGCATCTCCAAA is a genomic window containing:
- the LOC107858503 gene encoding uncharacterized protein LOC107858503 yields the protein MEEVVLLSCQKQHIPARKFSFGGFSKDLWAAVRDGSVADVDSSLAFLKKNGGNINFRNAFGLTPLHIATWRNHIPIVKRLLAAGADPNVRDWESGWSSLHRALHFGHLAVASILLQSRASIILEDTKSRTPIDLLSGTDLLGIEKNNSAATEVFSWGSGVNYQLGTGNAHLQKLPCKVDSLHGSVIKLVSAAKFHSAAVTACGELYTWGFGRGGRLGHPDFDIHSGQAAVITPRKVISGLGARRVKAVAAAKHHTVIATEAGEVFTWGSNREGQLGYASVDTQPTPRRVSSLRSKVVALAAANKHTAVVSDLGEVFTWGCNKEGQLGYGTSNSASNYAPRVVEYLKGKAFVGVAAAKYHTIVLGSDGEVFTWGHLLVTPKRVVIGRILKKIGTIQLKFHRKESLHVVAIAAGATHSMALTEDGTLLYWVSSDPDLHCQQFYSLCGTNVVCISAGKYWIAAVTVAGDVYVWDGKKGKEKPLILTRLHGVKKATSVSVGETHLLIITSLYHPVYPPNMSKDHSMPKQKMKSDPDELNEGFVFDEVESEEVLFISEKDNVKNHNAPTLKSLCEMATAEHLLEPRNAMQLLEISDSIGAEDLRKHCEDIAIRNLDYIFTVSGHAVANTSLDVLVMLEKAWDMKSSEPWSYRRLPTPTAPFPAIVDSEEDNDDIESLRTRDNCTSRPMLRQARDQIFDNFPQSDEMKEGVLKQVRSFRKKLQQIEMLEVKRFKGQTLDDQQIAKLQTRSALEKSLAELGVPVGTLQSTVSSSVLADGKGSNKVHVPKKQRRKSKQKAAPVEVVSAQSESAEPSPRKGALIVPEVQYEDDYKGLEGAAGNLDAKDSPFVIQRHLGSTCNSNRSSAVASKKKNRKGGLSMFLSGALDDDVSKVVIPPPFVQTSEGPAWGGAKVAKCSASLREIQDEQSKVIDMKPLKLRDPVEDPSGDSSGGKLRLSAFIQSSPIPMSQAASVSDVEKNTPPWAASGTPPCLHPSLRDIQLQQGKQPLALSHSPKTRTTGFSVMTGQGSASESSCPSRWFRPETETPLSMRSIQIEERAIKDLKRFYSNVRVVKNPKNANNFLA